In Quercus robur chromosome 11, dhQueRobu3.1, whole genome shotgun sequence, the following proteins share a genomic window:
- the LOC126707007 gene encoding uncharacterized protein LOC126707007, whose product MASSSSFVSQEEFNTFYTIDRKIYTLLVINLWRDPVETMQIMALWLWLERVGFNNVVHKMLSLPYTLVNELADEAIICLNCINTNQIPTSSENNDIPLTQSLMDKEISLQFFLENRLNGIVGIAKIVNEVCIRALSDIMQQAVERNASQSLVESQMLMMPPSASIHQSLVHPGLRQPRTSGNEVPADDRTMFVTFSKGYPVHEWEVREFFTRSYGDCIESLHMQEVQPHQQALYARIVFHNASNMEMILGGLGKVKFIINGKHVWARKFVPKRARSSLLPPLPTTSHLPGTSFRP is encoded by the coding sequence ATGGCTTCCTCATCTTCTTTTGTCTCTCAAGAGGAGTTCAATACATTCTATACAATTGACCGGAAGATTTACACCCTCCTTGTAATCAACCTTTGGCGAGATCCAGTGGAGACTATGCAAATTATGGCCTTATGGCTTTGGCTGGAGCGGGTGGGCTTTAATAATGTTGTGCATAAGATGTTATCTTTGCCTTACACTTTAGTCAATGAGCTCGCAGATGAGGCTATCATATGCCTCAATTGCATCAACACCAACCAAATACCGACCTCATCTGAGAACAATGATATTCCTCTCACCCAAAGTTTGATGGATAAAGAGATATCTCTCCAATTTTTCCTAGAAAATCGATTAAATGGTATTGTAGGGATCGCCAAAATTGTGAATGAGGTATGTATTAGAGCACTCTCAGACATCATGCAGCAAGCCGTTGAGAGAAATGCTTCTCAAAGTTTAGTAGAGAGCCAAATGTTGATGATGCCACCTTCTGCTTCCATTCACCAATCCTTAGTCCACCCTGGACTTCGTCAACCTAGAACCTCAGGAAATGAGGTACCAGCAGATGATAGGACCATGTTTGTTACATTCTCTAAAGGTTACCCTGTACATGAATGGGAAGTTAGAGAATTCTTTACTAGATCATATGGGGATTGTATAGAGTCTTTGCACATGCAAGAAGTGCAGCCGCATCAACAAGCATTGTATGCTCGTATCGTTTTCCACAATGCTTCAAATATGGAAATGATACTTGGTGGCTTGGGAAaggtaaaatttattattaatggtAAGCATGTTTGGGCTCGAAAATTTGTGCCAAAGCGTGCAAGATCCTCATTGTTGCCGCCATTGCCAACAACATCACATTTGCCAGGCACCTCATTTCGACCatag